ACGGGTCTCCTGTGTTGGAGAACAGGGCTTGAGCCTTTTGGTTGTAGTAGTAGAttctcagaggcagagagatcaCAAAACACAAGTCGGCAGCTGACAGGCTGGCCATGTAGATGGCTGTGCTGTTGATGGTGCAGGGAGATAGACACAGTCTGCGCAGAGCCAGGCTGTTGGTGGCCAACCCCAGCAGGAAGATGACGCTGTAGGACACTTGGTAGAAGGTGAAGCGGTAGCTGGTGTCCACAGTGCAGTTTGACAGAGGTGAGAATAGCTTGGCTGGTACATCAGTCATATTCCACAGCTCCATGTCCCAAAATGATTTGCTGCTCCAACACTTTAAATCACTGTGTCATCACTCTCATGTCTAAAGGGCATTACGCTGGCTGAAGTGAACATATGGATGGAGTAAGGAACTTGTTCAGTAGCTTCTGCTGGAGGAGTTAAACCTGTGGCAAGTAAAGACTTAATAAACTAAAAATGTCTCCTGTTTTATGGAATGTAAATTTGCTGAGGTGAATACACTTCTACGGCTGACAGCCAAATGAATGTTTGATGTGCAAGACAACAGTCGGACGATTTCTGTCAATAAAATTTTAACTGCTACTTCCTGCTCCTATAAAACAAGCAAATATTTGGTTTCATTACATGCAgagtgggcaaaaaaaaaactgcacaataTAACGCTGCTGCCCTGCAGTAAATATACATTTAGTGAAGCTCGTAAAGTTGAGATTCTCAGAGGTGTTAATTTAGCTTGATAGCAATATTTTAGGCTGTAGTTTGTAGTGCATGGGCAAATATCCAGTCAAACATTTCTCAATCAGTATTTTGGAGGGTCTGATTGTAAGTATTCTTTATTAATGCATTTCTATGATGGGGACTTCTCCATCTGTCATTTCACataatttagcttttttttgtgaacaatTCATCAGGAGTTTAGGTTGTAAAATGATTATTGAccatcatttaaaacaaaatttctCTTCCCTGGCCTCCTACTTTGGTGtgtcattcattcacatttaattccTGATcctgtaaatgaaatgatttttttcccccctaacAGTTATATTAGGTTGCTAATGGCAAAGCCTGTTATCAGCTTTGTGGCTCTTaatttcatcacatttcatttggTTCTTTCACTATAAGAGCCAAAGAAATGATAAAGCATcacataaaaaatagattccaGTATTAAGGTTTGTGGATCTGCTTCTTTTAACGTTTCTACCAAACCCTAATAAGCTGGTACAGTTAATTACTGTcttcatttacaaaaaaaaaatacttgtcttataaataaaatgcactgaGGAGAATTCTGAAACAGATGAAACTTCATCACTCACCAGTATCAGGATCTCATCAGTGCTGGTGCTCTGTAGCAGGATAACTTGTTCGGATGCTGTAACAGGGAACATGTTACCGATTGGAACAGTTCACGCCTACACTCGCACACAAGCCagggtttctctctctctctatctctctatctctctctctctctctctctctctctctttctctctctttctgcccccGCTCTCTtctcttatacacacacacacacggtttattatttttgcctttttaaatCAGATTGTTTAGCCAGTTTTAAAGGTTCTGATCACTCGTTTGGATTGATGATTGACATCAATGTTATTCAATTAGTTTTCTCATTGAACTGAATTGTGTGATCAGCCTTACAATTAAGCATAGATCTTTTCATTACCCTCACAGTGggagttgtgtttgtggctgctTGTTAACCTACAGGAGTGATCGGAGTTAATCATTAACTACATTTGTCAGGGAGCTGACGGAGCCAAAGCAATAACTCACTGAAAAAAGGGTGCTATGATCACACAGCAGTGTATCAGGGCACTGTCAGGGAAGAAGTCAGCATAGATCTGAGTTTGTGGGTAGTAGAtccaaaaagaaactgaaacaaaaaaacttgATTCCCTATATGTCTCAATCAGTCAGACATATAGTCAGAACTTCCAGGACAAGTCTTGTGACTCAAGTCTTTGCGGCTATAATCCACATCAGATTTTTCTACACACAAAGCAGTCAGACTGCAAATAAACCATCTGGGATGTAATTAAAGCAGTGTTGAACTAACTGAGTCTGTTTGAATAATCTTACATTAGAGAATATTATGCTCCTACAGCACATATGATGATTTAGCTGAGCACCACTTTGCCCTTTTTACACAAATCTGAATTAGACAGAAATGTATAtaaataagggttagggttaacctAACCACATGTCTTGACTTCAATATAACTGTTTAAGATTTATTCTCCTGTGTGCATAAAATTAAATCCCACCATGTTATGATTATCATTATAAATGGAAATGAGATGGTGTGTTTTTACTATTTACAAATGTATGAATCATCATCataattattgatttttttaatgataaattaTTGATATATTCTTACATTTTACAAGGCTATGTGACTATCATGTCAGCCTTGAGTtagaatgactttttttccacacaaaaacatggtaaaatatttcatttgtgcTGGGTAGAAAAAGTCCATCTGTATCATAGATGTAAAAAGAAGCAAAGTAAGAGTTTAGAAATAGTTTCAATTTTAAGCTGTGCATTATCCACCGGATGTGTCACGATTCCAGCCACCACCAACTCTGTGCTCTCCTTTGCAAGCGTTCTACCATAGGAGGCATGTTGTTGCTCGCCTGCTTTGGTTTCACAATCTTTCACATCAGCATGTGGTCATGATGAGACTACCTTGTCAGTGCAGACCCTCGGGCTAAGCCTCTCAACAGGAATGCAGTAGTGCTCGGTCTTGCAGCACACACCTTTTGCAAGGAGGACTGAATATTTCACACGTATTCAAGTTGCACCATATTTCTgagctgtgttttcacatttagtCAGTCTGGCTTAGATGATTCACTTTCTAAGTGTTTCCCATCAGGGAGTTGACTGAACATTCGTTGTGTTGTAACTGagcattaattaattaatttaatttcctaCTTCAATCTTGTTGCATAGGCAGAAATAGAACGGGGCAGATTCTGAATTTTTGCcaggttttcatgtttttacccTTTCTAAATTTTCTGCAGAAGTGTTATCTAGATAAGGCCGTTGGCAGTGTTAGTGCAGCGTTGTCTCGTGTAAGGCAGCTGTAAATTGTTGACCACGCCTACGGCTTGTATCTGAAATTGAGTCATTGTGCTTTTGTGGCCTTGGCAAACCACAGTATCTATAGCTGTGTTGTTTGTACCTGTGTGACTAATACGCCTATACAAATGATTTGGTAGCACCCAAAGAGACTTACAGACAAATGATATCCTGCtaatgtcaaacatttcacAACATCCCGATTCTGTCGAACAAGTAGTGAATTTAAAACCCCCAAAAATGAAAGTTAATAactcttttatttgttttcagtataAGGGTTAGTTATGGAATATGCTGCTCTATAAAGTGCTTAAAAGCCTGCATAAGGCCACAAATACTTAGAAACTGCACAgcacagaacataaaaaaaaaaagatataataCTGGTTCAGCATTGTCAAAGAATACGGTTTCTAAAGAAGAATCTGCACTTTGGAATAAGCTACAATTACAACATCTTATGTGCAGCACCATCGCATGACTACAGCTTACACACCTGTCATTTCTACGAATGCACATTATAAATTCATAACTCGTTCTCTAACAGACTGAGGAGTTTTCCAACTTGTGCGTTCATGAATTGTCACCCTCATGAAGGCTATTCAGTCTGCAGCACACTTTACTTTTTTAGATGTTTGACTTGCTCTGCTCTTTTATTGACTGCATAAGGATCAGTGTCCTAAGTCCCAGTCTAAAGTCTCTGTGGTGTCCAGTAGACACTGAGAGAGTGACTCCTTAGTaacattgtgtttatgtgttcatGGCCACTCTGCTTCCGCCCATGTCCTCAGAATCACCAGCAATGCCCACTGAATGGGTATCGCTTAATCATGTCACATAATAGAGTTGTCATCAGACCGTCGAGTCCTTGTCAAACATTTTTGATCTCAGTCTCTCAGGGTCTGGCttttcagtgttgtattttGACTACTGTCCATCTGTAGTCTGTCTAATAGCTTAGCACCATTGTGCCAGGCTGTGGACTTGCGTTTGATGGAGCTCTGAATGGTCTCTGAAGTGAAGTAGTAAATAACTGGATCAAAGCAGCAGTTGGTCACTGCTATGCACAGAGCAATGGGGTAGATGGTTCTGACCACATATTCTGCGTAGCATCCCTTCAGAACACTGGAGCGGACCAAGGCGTAGAAGATGAGATTGACATTGTAGGGaatgaaacagaagcagaagatGAGCAGATGCACCAGGATCATCCTCAGGATTTTTGCCTTGTTGAGGTTCGATCCACGGCTAATGGTTTGCGGTTTCCTCAGTGTCCGTAGCACCATGACCGAGCAGCACACATTGACCATCAACGGGATGATGAAGCCCACGGTCTCAATAAACACCACCACCTTGGACAGCTCAGACTTCCACTGGTTTTTGGAGTAGTTTTCAAAGCAGTAGTTTGAGGAGGAGTTGGCATATTTGGGTGAGGTGGTGTCCAAAAGAAACCCTGTGGGTATACTTCCAGAGAGAACCAACACCCACACCGTGCAGCAGGCCAGTTTGGCATTCCTCTTAGTGCGAATGGCCTGCGAACGGAATGGGTGCACAATGGCCAGAAAGCGGTCAACGCTGATgcaggtgaggaagaggatgctGCCGTACATGTTGGTGTAGAAAAGGGCCACCGAGATCTTGCAGAGCACACTTCCAAACATCCAGTCGCGTTTAATAAAGTAAACAACCCGAAAAGGCAAACTGAGAACGAAGAGAGAGTCTGAAACGACAAGGTTTATCATGTATGTCGTGGTCTCATTTCGCAGCTTCAGTCTACAGCCAAAAATGTATACGGCCACCATGTTGAAGAAAAATCCGACTACAAACACCAGGCTGAAAAACGAGCTGTATAGAGGGTACTTGAAGTCATCGCTCTTGTTGCAGTTCTTGTCATTTTGAATGACACCCAGTGTACTGATGTTATCAGTTTGCAGGGTGATGTTATACATCTTTAGATCAGGCTGGTGAGTTTGGAACATGCACAGagtgaaaatgttcttttcaaTCAGTCAGATCTGCATAAAAAATCAGCTTAAAAGTTCAGTTTGTTAATCCAACCATGTACAACAGGCAAACAAAACCCTGAAATACTGAGGAACGCTCAGgttgtgtggttttatgtgaTGAAATACTGAGAGAAAAAGTATACAGCAACTCCGCAAAATACCTGTATAGGTATCCACAGTTCTTTACATCGGTTTTCCTTATGTGAAAGCTGTCCTGGATGTCCAAATATTCCTCATTCAAGTGgagttttcagtcttttcagttGTCTTCCACAGTTGAAATGTTTATCCCCTTTGAGAGAAGGATCATGTGTCTCTCCTCAACTCTGCGAACGGTTGAGTGGTTCTTCCCCTCTTTTGCTCTCCTGTCTGTTCCTGCAGCAGCCCCGGGGCggggtaggtgtgtgtgtgtgtgtggggaggaggggggggcatTGTGTTCGTTATTCTGCTCCTACACTAAATCAGCAGGCTGCGAGTCAGAGGCGTCAACACAAAGAAAGCTCACTGCACTgttgaaacacaaagggaggaGCCTCCACTGGGGACAAAGTCCTCCCACTGCTGCTTTGTTTATGCATTTATCTGAAATCTGAGTAATTAAACTCTATTTCATATTGGTGTGCTTCATGATATTCACAATTTCTGTTCAACTATAAACTGAAATTagggatttttttgtttcttctcgATTGCTACAAGTGTTCTTAGCCTTCCAATATTTCACAGGATTTTGTGTATTCAGCTGGAGATTTAACCGTCTGCCTGCTAATACAGTATACAGCATGACTTTATCATGATTTCTTTATATGACTGTGACTGTTTGGGGTGTTTCACTTtccatttttaaacaaacaatcagGTAAATTTAGAGATCTTTATTTAAGCAGGACTCCTATGTGTGCAGTGATTTTTACTTAACCTGATGAAGCATTATGTGTCACTGAATGCTGTTAAAGCAATCAAATACCATCTGTACTTTTGGAACGTGTTAGTGCCGCCAGCAGGGCGTGGTGAGTGTGACATAGATAATGTAGTATTCACAGGTCCGTACCCGAAGTGACTGTGTAAATTACAGAGTACTAACCACACCAACTTCCGTGAATGAGCTCACCTCTgatttttatctctgtgtgtgatatGCTGATATTCACGTACGTCGCTTACCTGCATGTTATTTAGTCTTCAgattttttaagtaaaaaaacaagatgaataaaataaataattttataatagtcatttaaataaaatgatgatcTCGTTTCAGTTTGAGGGGCTTTCCATGACTATTGCTGAAATCAGATAGTATGTCATAGAGGAGTGTCACTGAGTCAgcacaaagaagaaagaaagagacagatgtaTTATCAGacattactgtttttttcttcatattttatataaattcCTTGTCAGTAGGTTAGGTTCTCTGATGCTCTTTCCTCAGGTTTCCTCAAAACTTCTAGAGCTGAAGCAATTAGTGATTTAATCAATTGGTTTATTGATTGGTTTATTGAAATTTATACACTAATAGAAAtataaacacagaagaagaatttgAATTCTTCTTTTGTGTTGGTCCAAATTTCAATGCAGTGATTCTTAACATGTTGTAGATGTACAAGGGGTTAAATCGTAAAAATCGTcaccatgtttgtgttttcacagggCTCTCCGCTGTTTGAGCTGTTGAAACAAGAGCATGAGGGCGGAGCGGCAGAGCAGGTGGAGACCCCAGCCAATTTCAGCCAACCACTACAGCACAACCACACGGCAGCTGACCTGTGAGTCCATTACCCTACAATCTGTGGTGCAGCTGTGGGTTTACGGCAGCTATGAGACATGCTTAGACACTAAAACCGTTTTAGCTGTTGTGAAATCACTGGGAGTCATACGCACAGGAGTGTTTCACTTTGATTAAGTCATAGATAAACATCATGGTATTTGAAAACAAATGAGAGTTGTAAAATTCCATGACTTAAACTCACAATGAGCTGTCCTTTTTGTAACTTTAAACCTCTTCTACCGTATTCTGTTGACATTTAATGGAAATTTTAATTGAACGTTTACTCTTTATGGTGT
This genomic stretch from Toxotes jaculatrix isolate fToxJac2 chromosome 12, fToxJac2.pri, whole genome shotgun sequence harbors:
- the LOC121190633 gene encoding lysophosphatidic acid receptor 6-like, which codes for MFQTHQPDLKMYNITLQTDNISTLGVIQNDKNCNKSDDFKYPLYSSFFSLVFVVGFFFNMVAVYIFGCRLKLRNETTTYMINLVVSDSLFVLSLPFRVVYFIKRDWMFGSVLCKISVALFYTNMYGSILFLTCISVDRFLAIVHPFRSQAIRTKRNAKLACCTVWVLVLSGSIPTGFLLDTTSPKYANSSSNYCFENYSKNQWKSELSKVVVFIETVGFIIPLMVNVCCSVMVLRTLRKPQTISRGSNLNKAKILRMILVHLLIFCFCFIPYNVNLIFYALVRSSVLKGCYAEYVVRTIYPIALCIAVTNCCFDPVIYYFTSETIQSSIKRKSTAWHNGAKLLDRLQMDSSQNTTLKSQTLRD